A stretch of DNA from Candidatus Saccharibacteria bacterium oral taxon 488:
GTAAGTGGTTTTGTGAAAAGAGCCACTCAGTCAAAGATGGCCGCCATAGCGGTCGGGTTTTTGGCCGGTCTACTCGCTAGCTTGTTCTACCTACTCGGCGGTGTTGTTATATTTACTCTGGTGGCTATCTCGGCATTGGTCGGTGCGATCATCGGGGCGTTCACAGACAAGATCAGCCGTTTTCGCAAGGGCAGTGAGGCCGCGCAGCAAGCCGTCCGGCAAGCGGCGGCTCAGGACAGCGCCTGGAACGAACAGGGTATTGTCAATTATGCAACAACGGTGTTTAATCGGTTTCAGTATGATTGGGAGTGGATGGATCTGCCATCAATTCAGCAGTACGTCACGCCGAATTATGCGCGGCACATTGGACTAATGTTGTATGCCCTACAACAGATGGGGCGAGTCAATCGCATGAAGAATGTGGCGATCAGTGAAGCGATTATCACCCGGGCGTATGATGATGCGAATGATCAGAATGACTGCGTGAGTGTGAGTTTTGTTGCCTCGGCAAATGATGAGCTGGTTGACGCGGCGAGCGGTGCGGTGCTGCATCGTGACACGGGCGAGTTTGGTGAGCAGTGGAACTTTGTGCGCTCGGGTGATGGCTGGCTACTAGATAGTATTGATCAGGAAACGGAAGATACTGCCCAGCTTGTTGCCTCTATGCAGCAGTTTGCAGCGCAATACGACATGTACTTCAGTCCGGACTGGGGGCGGTTACTGCTACCGACCCGCGGTGAATTGTTTAAGGGCGGCTTTAAGGGTACTGACATCAATAACCATATCATTGGATTCTGGACGGGCAATTTATTGGTGCAGCTATACACCTATGTGGCTGACGCCTCAAATACTGATTCAGCGACTACATACATTATTGGACAGGTTAATTTACCAAAGTCGTATGGCGGGATTTTGGTGGAGCGTCGGGATTCGCGCTTCCTGAAGCGGTTCAGGGCGCCGTCGGGTTATAAAAAAGTAGAACTGGAATGGGGTGACTTTAACAAGCGCTACCAAGTATACGCCACCGATGAAAATCAGGTGACGAGCTTTGAACTGCTCAACCCAAGTTTCATGGCGTGGTTGTATGATCAGGATATTAAGGTTAATATTGAGGTGGTAGATAATATTGTTTATCTCTATGCCAAAATTTCCACTGGCGAGATGCGCTACGGGGAGATGATGGATATTTTGCAGAAATCACATAAAGAACTCAAGATGTAAGGAGGAGATATGATTACCAAAGCTATTATTCCGGTCGCTGGTTGGGGTACGCGGATGCTACCAATTACTAAATCAATTGAAAAATGTATGCTGCCGATTGGCAATCGACCGCTGATTGATTATGTGGTGCAGGACTGCTTGGCGGCCGGCGTGCGTGAGCTGATTTTTGTGGTTGGCGAGCAGAGTTCACAGTTAGAGAGCTATTATCGGAGCAATATTTTGCTCAACGATTATTTGCGGAGCAAGGGCAAGGACGATAAGTTGGCTCTGGTGGCGCCGATCGATGCGAAGCTTCACTTTGTGACGCAGCCGAGCTATGGCAAGTATGGCTCAGCAGTACCGGTAGCCCTGGCGGCTGATTATCTCGAGGATGGTGAGTCGGCGGTGGTGCTGATGGGTGATGACTTTATGTATAATGCTGACGGCTCAAGCGAAGTGGCGCGGCTATTGGCGGCGACGCCAGACGGTCAATGTAGCCTGCTGGCTCAGGAAGTGCCGGGCGATGACATTAGTCGGTACGGGGCGATTGTGATAGACGAGGCTGGTAATTTTGTCGAGATCGTGGAAAAGCCAAAGCCAGAAGAGGCGCCAAGCCACTTTGCGAACATCGGTAAATACGTCCTGACCAAGAAAGTTATCCAGTCCTGCGCCAATGTTGAAATATCGCCGCGTGGTGAGTATGAGTTGACCGATGCGATCAGTAATTATGCTCGGGCCGGCGGTGTCGTCAAGGTTGTACCAGCGGTAGGTATGCATTTGGACGGCGGTAATGTCGAGGGCTGGTTGCACGCAAATAATGTGGTGTGCGGTCGGTCGGGGTCGTGTTCGTGTGAGGTCTGATTGAGCATAACGCCAACTAGCCAGACAGGCAGTTTGGTAATGTTCACATGTAGCAGCTGGTGAATATCAGATTCGTATTAGCAATGCCTTTTCGCGCATATTCTCGTGGACAATTGTTGATACTGGCAAGGGTTGTACGGCGTATGCGGCGACCACGGTGGGATCGTGCTGACGTTGTTAATATTGCCGATAGATAGGGTTTAGGCTGGACTGGGTGCATTACAATCCTGTCATCCAATACCAGCGCAGAGGGTCTGGATGAAGATATTGATAAAGAAGTAATTTAGTGGTATTATATCATCCATGCGTGAGTTGTATGGTTTTTCTATCAAGACTGATACCGTAAGAGGAGTAGTGCCTCGCGACGGCCATGGTAGTGAGATACCGACAGGTTTGAATGCCGGGTATCTAGGTAGTGTTAGTGATCTGGATAAGCGTATGGGTGAAAAAACTATCAATGGTCAATTAATTGCTCGTTTATATCTCGGAGAGGTTGCTGTTGGAGTTGTACAGAAAGGAAATAACCCTCATTCTGCTATCAGTCTGGTGTCCCCTTACCGGTTAGATTCTATCCCGCTACCGCCAAGCCAGACGGTCAGGATCGGAAGGGAGGACTTAGGAATGCCCGAAGGGGCGGATGGCTACCCTCTAAATACAGTCTCGCGATTGTGTAAAGATGGTCATGTGGTGTTTTGTAAAAAAGGTGATGTCATCCATGTGAAAGATGCCGGCTCTCGTAATGGCACCATACAGGAGCTTCCTCACCCAGAGGAAATACGGAACGTTCCATTAACAAATGGGCGGTTACGGTCAGTTGGCGGTTTTGAAAGTGATGTGTCGGAGCGGGCCGTCCATGGTGAGGACGCACATTTGGTGTTACCTGAATATGGAATAACGGCGGTATTTGATGGTATTGGTAGTATAAGGGGCGGCGGAGCGGCAGCCCGTAAGGTAGCCAAACTACTAGAGGAGATGTATCGTAAGTTCAATCCTCAGGAAATTCGTAGCCAAGCTCCTGAGTATGCGAGTATAGAGCTTACTGCCAGTTTGAATGTAATTTCTGATATCATACGGAAAGATCCATCTTTAGGCGAAACCACTGCAAGCGTCGCACAAATGGTGAAGCACGATGGAAAAACGTTTGCTGTATGGGTCAATATCGGTGATTCCCGTATCTATCTGCGACGTGATGGAAAGTGGTATCAGCTAACGAGAGATGATGGTGAGGGTAACGTTTTGGATAAGGCTCTCGGTTATGATCTGATTGATAGAAAGCATCAGTATGGCTCCGTTGAGGTTGGGCGGGGAGACATGATAGTTTGCTGTACAGACGGAATTACCGGTGATTTTGGGACTGACCGGGTGACGCGCTTTGAACTGGAAAAGCGCATACCGGAATCTAGGTTTTCTCCGCAAACGGTTAGCGGGGTGGCGCAGGGGCTTATGGACATTGCTCGCAAGGGGGATGACAG
This window harbors:
- a CDS encoding DUF3137 domain-containing protein, with protein sequence MCNLAVLSQLLFFARAGGGGSSSGGGGGVVLFGIPMVIAISVSGFVKRATQSKMAAIAVGFLAGLLASLFYLLGGVVIFTLVAISALVGAIIGAFTDKISRFRKGSEAAQQAVRQAAAQDSAWNEQGIVNYATTVFNRFQYDWEWMDLPSIQQYVTPNYARHIGLMLYALQQMGRVNRMKNVAISEAIITRAYDDANDQNDCVSVSFVASANDELVDAASGAVLHRDTGEFGEQWNFVRSGDGWLLDSIDQETEDTAQLVASMQQFAAQYDMYFSPDWGRLLLPTRGELFKGGFKGTDINNHIIGFWTGNLLVQLYTYVADASNTDSATTYIIGQVNLPKSYGGILVERRDSRFLKRFRAPSGYKKVELEWGDFNKRYQVYATDENQVTSFELLNPSFMAWLYDQDIKVNIEVVDNIVYLYAKISTGEMRYGEMMDILQKSHKELKM
- a CDS encoding UTP--glucose-1-phosphate uridylyltransferase produces the protein MITKAIIPVAGWGTRMLPITKSIEKCMLPIGNRPLIDYVVQDCLAAGVRELIFVVGEQSSQLESYYRSNILLNDYLRSKGKDDKLALVAPIDAKLHFVTQPSYGKYGSAVPVALAADYLEDGESAVVLMGDDFMYNADGSSEVARLLAATPDGQCSLLAQEVPGDDISRYGAIVIDEAGNFVEIVEKPKPEEAPSHFANIGKYVLTKKVIQSCANVEISPRGEYELTDAISNYARAGGVVKVVPAVGMHLDGGNVEGWLHANNVVCGRSGSCSCEV